The genomic interval CCGGACGTGAGCCTCCACGATGTGGCTTTTCCTCATGTTCCCCAGGCGAAACATCAGGCACAGCTTCCCGTCCCGCATGGAGATTACCGCGTGGTGCGAGAACAGCAAGGTCTGCGCCCGCTTCTTAGGTCGAACCATCTTGGCCATGATGGTTCCGATCATGAAGGAGTCGATGATACAGCCCACAATGGACTGGACCACCACCGTAGCCACCGCTGCCGGACACTCCTCGGTGACGCAGCGGAACCCATACCCAATGGTGGTCTGGGTCTCTATGGAGAAGAGAAACGCCCCTACGAAGCCTTGGACGTGTAGGATGCAGGGCTTccactccacccctcctccctccaagcCGGCCAGAGGCCCCTCTCCCAGGCCGGGTCGAAGGTCGAAGTCCCCATGGGCCAGGGCCACTCCCCAGAAGACCACCCCGAAGAGGAACCAGGAGAGCAGGAAGGTAGAGGTGAAGAGGAGCAGCATGTAACGCCAGCGGATGTCCACGCAGGTGGTAAATATGTCGGCCAGGTAGTGTTTCGTCTTGTCTTCCATGTTGTGGAAAACCACGTTGCACTGGCCGTTCTTCTTCACGAAGCGGCTCCGGACATGGTTGGGCCCCGTCGTGGAGATCTGGCGGCCGTTGTGGACAGGCTCTGTTGCTCGCAGGGCTAACGAGCTgccgcctcctcctccttctgaccctcctcctcctccaccaccaccacctcctccgccccccatacccctcccagtcatATTGTGGTGCATCAGGGGACCATGGCCATTGTGGAGGCCCAGGGTGGAGATCTTGAAGTGGTCTTCATCGGTGGCTACGATGCTGTATCTGATGTGAAACAAAAACCCAAACAAAATACGTGAGTTTAGAGAGGAGGGTGAAGGAGACatggttaaaggcccagtgcagtcaaaaacgtgattttcctgtgttttatagtCCAAGAATAGACAACAAGGACATGCTTTTAGAGGCAGGAAAAGGGGGAGAAAAGGAGCTGATTGTCCTATTCTCCAGTCCTACCTGTTGACTCGCACCGCTCCCATGGCACCAGTGATCATcaggctgtgtctgtgtgggcagTAATCAGGGCCGCGGTGGCCAGTGCCAACCATTAAAAGAGACCAGCTTGGTAGGAGGCTGTGGGCAGAGGGGCAGGAGGACAACAGCCTCAGGTCTAAGGACCCCTTGGAGATATCAGCGTTGCCTCCTTCTGATGCATTTCCTGGAATGACAGCAAATCAGAGAACAGTATGAATTTTTAAGGTCATTCAGAATCACAGCACCCAATGCACAGTATTCCTACATCTACACATGTCATGCAGGACGAGGGTGGGAGATAGTCAACTCTCTTCATGCGTGAAGAAAAACAGACAAATATTCATCATGATGGTTATAGATTGAGTCCCTCGTAGCCGGTCGCCCGAGGCCCCTTTATGTCAGCATGGGGTGGAACACACTAACAGACATAGGAGGGGCCAAAGGTCTGAAAGAGAGGGGAATCTGTGCTGAACTACTGTTAAGGGAACAATTGATCTGGTGTTTGGCTTGATGACAGGGTTAGAGGCCGGGTGACGTAGTGGGTTAGAGCTAGTACCCATTATGTGATCGCTAGACTATCAGGGCGACCAAGGGAAAGCGTTGCATAACAGCCGTAACAGGTTTGTAGCTGCACGCTATAGGACAGCAGCACTGGATGGTTTGAAGTGAGGTGTGGAGTTAGCTATGTGTAGAAAAATACATGTCCAACTGCAGTAGCTCACTAAGGCGCTGTGACATCACTGTTGGGTCAACGAAACTGACACGTCGACACACGTCAGCACggatttattaaaacacacagaCTTGAGCGtgagtgcacacacatacacacgcgcacacacacacacactgtccacagACTGACAGGATTTAGCAGGATTGTTTTTTACCTTTGCGTGACAGTCTATGGACATTTTCTTCCctctcaaatacacacacagcagATGGACAGATGTTGCTCCTGCCGTGTGCTTATTGGCCGGATTGAGGATCCAGGATCCTTCCCAACTTAAATCCTCAGTAAGAGGCTGGGATAGATTACGTCAGCATTGTTACATATCAACCACTGTAGCAGCTGGACCaaaggggctgagagagagagagagaaagagagagagagagagagagagaaagagagagagagagagagaaagagagagagagaaagagagagagagagagagagagagagagagagagagagagagagagagagagagaaagagagagagagagagagagagagagagagagagagagagagagagagagagagagagagagagagagagagagagagagagagagagagagagagagagactgtgtcttAAGGAGTGTTTAACCAGGGTCACACGTATCAGGTCTTTCCATACCACTTCCCGAGGATCCTGGGAGTTTGATTGGACAAGAATGTGTATCTGAGTTAGGTTGGAGGAGAAGAATAATGTATATGAGTGGAAGACTGTGACAGCTTGAGTTTCTCAGTTTGAGTCTATGGGATAATGCCAGATCATAATGAATCCATCGCCACAGACTGAGGAAACTGTTATTTTCCGGTCAACCTGATTCCCATTGAGACGTGAAACTCAGAATGTAGCCATACTGTTAACCATATCAGCATCTTCAGCATCAGAGGCTTCCAAGACATATAGATGTACTACAGATCTAGAACATTTtgtacaatatacagtaccagtcaaaggtttggacacacctactcattcaagggtttttcttactattttctacattgtagaataatagtgaagacatcaaaactatgaaataacacatatggaatcatgtagtgaccaaaaaagtgtttaacaaatcaaaatatattttatagttcagattcttcaaagtagacaccctttgcattgatgacacctttgcacacttggcattctctcaaccagcttcacctggaatgattttccaacagtcttgaaggagttcccacatatgctgagcacttgttggctgcttttccttcactctgtggtccaactcatcccaaaccatctcaattgggttgaggtcgggtgattgaggaggccaggtcatctgatgcagcactccatcactctcattcttagtcaaatagcccttacacaacctggatgtgtgttgggtctttgtcctgttaaaaaaaagTGATTGTCccgctaagcgcaaaccagatgggatggcgtatcactgcagaattctgtggtagccatgctggttaagtgtgtcttgaattctaaataaatcactgacagtgtcaccagcaaaatacccccacaccatcacacctactcctccatgctccacggtgggaaccacacatgcggagatcatccactCACCTACTTACTAtgtgtctcacaaagatacggcggttggaaccaaaaatctcaaatttggactcatcggactaaaggacagatttccactggtctaatgtccattgctcgtgtttcttggtccaagcaagtctctttttcttattggtgtcctttagtagtggtttctttgcagcaaccatgaaagcctgatacacacagtctcctctgaacagttgatgttgagatgtgtctgttacttgaactccgtgaagcatttatttgggctgcaatttctgaggctggtaactctaatgaacttatcctctgcagcagaggtaactctgggtcttcctttcctgtggcgtttctcatgagagacagtttcatcatagcgcttgatggtttttgcgactgcacttgaagaaactttaaaagttcttgaaattttccggattgactgatcttcatgtcttaaactaATCATGGATTTTCatatctctttgcttatttgagccgttcttaccataatatggacttggtattttaccaaatagggcaatcttctgtataccacccctactttgtcacaacacaactgattggctcaaacacattaagaaaattccataaatgaacttttaaccaggcacacctgttaatggaaacgtattccaggtgactacctcatgaagctggttgagagaatgccaagtgtgcaagctgtcatcaaggcaaagggtggctattttgaagaatctcaaatataaaatatatatattgatttgtttaacacttttttggttactacatgattccatatgtgttatttcatagttttgatgtcttcactattattctacaatgttgacaATAGttcaaaataaagaaacacccttgaatgagaaggtgtgtccaaacttttgactggtactgtatatagagagtaggaagaaaatggcaccctattctctacatagtgcactacttttgaccacatctcatatggctctggtcaaaagtagtgcactatatagggaatagggtgtcacttAGGACGCCGCCAGAGACAGTCAGGAACCACTAGTCCCTGAGGGAGAGCAGGAGTAATTAAATGTTGATGATAGTTATTAGCCGTTTCCATAGGAACCTCTTTCCCCTCCTCGACGCTCTGATTTGCCGTGTCGAGCGGGGATATTTTAGCACGAGGCACCGCCGCCGAGGTGAAGCgatagggtagagacaccagagGTGTAAGTGCTCTCCTGAGTGACTGAGTCACATACAGGACTGATCCACTTTAATGTGGGTAAAACTGAATCACACAGAACAGAGACAAACACCCAGATATTTCAGCACATTTACATTTTGgcagacgctctcatccagagtgatttacactAGTGaatacatacattttcatactggtccaccGTAGGAatagaacccacaaccctggcgttgcaagtgccatgctctaccaactgagcaccCCGACCATAACCTACTCCACACCACAACCTACTCCACACCACAACCTACTCCACAACAGaactctacacacacaatacatttagGGCCTGAAATTGTCAATATGTATATACAGCTCAGATATGCCTTGAATCCGGAAACACTTAATCCCAGGGGAAATGAATATGAATGGAtgaaagtttgtgtgtgtgtctctgtgtgtctctgtgtctgtgtgtgtgtgtgtgtgtgtgtgtgtgtgtgtgtgtgtgtgtgtgtgtgtgtgtgtgtgtgtgtgtgtgtgcgtgcgtgcgtgcgtgcgtgcgtgcgtgtatgcgctcgtgtgtgtgtatgcatgtgcgtTGGCGTTGGCgtttgtatgtgcgtgtgtggtaATCTCCTAATCCAAACTGTGATATGAAAGGTGGATGCAGTCAAGCGACCTGGCTTAAATGTTCTTCTTTAATCTGAGGCTGACAttaaaaggagagaaagaaaggaaaaagAAAGTGAAGAGTTTAGGTGACAGCACAGGGCAGGGCATCCGCTTgtcagggatggatggatgaagggaAGAAAGAACAGGGGGTATAGAGATTATGACATCAGAGGATGGGGTGTTACTTTTGATCCGGTTTAGCGGTGATTGGTGGCGTTGTGGGGTCGTCATCACTGAATAAAGCATTGTTATACATGATTATGGCAGACGTTATTGTAGGCAAGTAATAGGAAGGGGGGAAAGTTATGTCCGTCTTTTTTGAATGGCTTTGATGGGAGCTCTATGAACACAGTATCTCGTTCAAATATGCACGATCTGCACGTCTATCATGAATGCACATTATTGTGTAAAAAAACATGCCCTTCCCATATCTATGAAAAAATATGGGATGACGAGATATCCCATTCTTTGAATAGCCAATGAAAAActaaaattatacttttttttataacACAGTGCAGGGTAGGCCTACGCACTTGCTAAACTATATCAAAGTTGATGCTGACGTGTAGAGCTGTCCAGTGCTGAAATCTATTCCCTCGCATATAGGAAATAATAATGTGTGAATATTGGAATTATGTGTCCATATCTGATCTAATTTCGAGTCTTGCAAATCAAACCTCTCAGGATATCCAAACTGGCATACCACATCGCCTACGGCCTAGTCAATAAAATATGTCACACAATTAGGATTTGCCTGCGCGTCATTTACAGTTGATTGACATTATAGGCCAGAACAATGCGTTACGTTAGCGGATTCATTGATCCTTTTACAGTGTTTGTCTGAAGGACAGTGAACAGCAGAAAACAACAGGTTTCACTGGGCTCTACAAGGCGAGGAGTTCATGTCGTGACATAATACCGGTGAAAACAGACAAGATTACCCTGCAGTTTATTTCGGGGCCGTAACTAGTGTATGAAGTGAGCTTCGTCGAAACGCGGCATgttaaaaacaacaaagaatctTCGACTAGCCAACCTAAAAACCAACCAATCTTAAAGACAAACAGGTCAAGTTCATGACAACTTGTCCTGtcaatggaaaagtgtttttgtcTATTAAAAAACTGTCAACGATTAGAATAAATACTCACCTTTTGAATGGCAATGTTGTTAGCTACTTGAAAAACACCGTTGACATCCTCtccagaataaaaaataaaacacatccttaatgttctgtcctctctctacgAATTCCTTATTTGCAGCCCGCTTCATTGTCTCATAACGTTCATTTTGAAACTTTTTGTCTTTGAATCCTAATATTCTTCCAATGTTCTGTTGTGTTGCTTCATTGCATCCCACTCAACTGTTCGCATTCGCTCTCTCTGTTGGACTCGCACTTGACTCAATAAGCGCTCGAACCCTGTGTATGTGAGGTGCGCACGGCACATCTCTCTGTCCCTAGCTAGCtgtgggtgggagagagagggcgggcgGGAGGGATGGAGCGCTTGTCACTTTGATTATGTCCCCGTTTACGTGGAGTTGTGTTCCTGAGAGTGTAGGTGTGCTTCCCTATTATTTACCGCCCGCGCCACAGATTTTTATTAGACTGGCCTCCGGAGAAGAAAACAGGTTGCTATGCATTGCTTGGATTTTCAGTGAATTTAGATCACTGTTAGGCTGTACATGCGAGCTGTCTTTGTGCGAGTTTGAAGCTGTATTATTGAACTG from Salvelinus alpinus chromosome 2, SLU_Salpinus.1, whole genome shotgun sequence carries:
- the LOC139544280 gene encoding ATP-sensitive inward rectifier potassium channel 12-like → MVGTGHRGPDYCPHRHSLMITGAMGAVRVNRYSIVATDEDHFKISTLGLHNGHGPLMHHNMTGRGMGGGGGGGGGGGGGSEGGGGGSSLALRATEPVHNGRQISTTGPNHVRSRFVKKNGQCNVVFHNMEDKTKHYLADIFTTCVDIRWRYMLLLFTSTFLLSWFLFGVVFWGVALAHGDFDLRPGLGEGPLAGLEGGGVEWKPCILHVQGFVGAFLFSIETQTTIGYGFRCVTEECPAAVATVVVQSIVGCIIDSFMIGTIMAKMVRPKKRAQTLLFSHHAVISMRDGKLCLMFRLGNMRKSHIVEAHVRAQLIRPHVTAEGEYLPMEQTDIDVGYDEGLDRLFLVSPLVVVHEINENSPLYCMSSADLTTEDFEIVVILEGMVEATAMTTQARSSYLAREILWGHRFEPVVFEKEHRYQVDYSRFHKTYEVPATPHCSARELREMTGRSRSPSSASGSSSTRSVSPLGPKSSGLHLLPPHSPSAFCYENEVALCCGEEEGEEVGEMGVMLGGRDDGEGEERDVQLDIFQERFQDQVAVDMNMLCVLDMDNQIDRLQPAIALDALGFRRESGV